From Candidatus Amoebophilus asiaticus 5a2, the proteins below share one genomic window:
- the rbfA gene encoding 30S ribosome-binding factor RbfA, protein MNDSVKKMQKSSIILRNLREIFLHELANSFGNILVTVTSLYICDKTRVVKVYVSFMPSQNGPRMIKELEKHKSKIRGLLGKRLANKLRSIPELKFHLDNSIERAYHIEKLLNGFEVSLTKASISV, encoded by the coding sequence ATGAACGATTCTGTAAAAAAAATGCAAAAAAGTAGCATAATTTTGCGTAATTTACGCGAAATATTTCTTCATGAACTAGCTAACTCATTTGGCAATATTTTGGTTACTGTTACAAGCTTGTATATCTGTGATAAGACTAGGGTAGTAAAGGTTTATGTAAGCTTTATGCCAAGCCAGAATGGTCCTAGAATGATCAAAGAACTTGAAAAACATAAAAGTAAAATTAGAGGGTTACTAGGCAAACGGTTAGCTAATAAGCTACGTAGCATCCCTGAATTAAAATTTCATTTAGACAATTCTATTGAACGTGCTTACCATATTGAAAAGTTATTGAATGGGTTTGAAGTTTCGCTTACTAAAGCAAGCATAAGCGTATAA
- the tpiA gene encoding triose-phosphate isomerase, with product MQRTIIAANWKMNKNFQEGLQLAKEITQFIQAEPLAGAQIILFPSFIHLEGISKLLTPEVKLHLGAQNCHDQIAGAFTGEVSAAMLASIDVRYVLVGHSERRQNFAEDNDLIAKKIDAILSCKLQPVFCCGEPLSVRESNQHYAFIEQQIAESLFHLTPDELQQVIIAYEPIWAIGTGLIPSLAEIEEMQQTIRNILKKQYNTVLADNMAILYGGSCNASNITKLISLPGINGVLIGGASLHFKEFIHILRSL from the coding sequence ATGCAACGTACTATAATTGCTGCTAACTGGAAAATGAATAAAAATTTTCAGGAAGGATTACAGTTAGCTAAAGAAATAACACAATTTATACAGGCTGAGCCCCTAGCTGGTGCACAGATTATACTGTTTCCTTCGTTTATACATTTAGAGGGGATCAGTAAGCTATTGACACCAGAGGTCAAATTGCATTTAGGAGCACAAAATTGTCATGACCAGATTGCTGGGGCTTTTACAGGTGAAGTATCCGCAGCTATGCTTGCTTCTATAGATGTTCGATATGTGTTGGTAGGGCATAGCGAGCGAAGGCAAAATTTTGCAGAGGATAATGATTTGATAGCTAAGAAAATTGATGCCATATTGAGTTGTAAGCTACAGCCTGTCTTCTGTTGTGGTGAACCTTTATCAGTAAGGGAAAGTAACCAGCATTATGCTTTTATTGAGCAACAGATTGCCGAAAGCCTATTTCATCTTACGCCTGATGAGTTACAACAAGTAATTATTGCTTATGAGCCTATCTGGGCTATTGGAACTGGATTGATCCCCAGCTTAGCGGAAATAGAAGAGATGCAGCAGACAATCAGGAATATTTTAAAGAAACAATACAATACTGTCTTAGCAGATAATATGGCTATTTTATATGGAGGAAGCTGTAATGCGTCGAATATAACAAAACTTATTAGCTTGCCTGGAATAAATGGTGTGCTTATAGGGGGGGCATCCTTGCATTTTAAAGAATTTATACATATATTAAGGTCTCTATAA
- the rodA gene encoding rod shape-determining protein RodA, producing the protein MEKSIWAKYDWLLLFIYIALVIFGWINLYAVGYEKGVTTASLFDFSTSTGKQFLWIVGASILFVFSLFFDTQFYRSLAYIFYALSIVLLAATLVWGVKVGGHSSWFQWRGIQLQPTEFVKLTCALAVAKRLDNIAAKLNQLKTQLGVLLLICVPISFILLQGDVGSALVFSVFIVVLYREGFSLIILLVGIGLVAIFVLNVLLPSTYLVISALGIGLMLIGIGKKNAKRIFIISSITLAIIGLVEVFDWVEKRVLKPHHQHRLKVLVDPNADPLGIGWNVTQSKIAIGSGGLWGKGFLKGTQTKYGFVPEQRKDFIFCTIGEEYGWLGTSIFIIVFMALVLRTLYIAERQRIRFARVYGYGVASILFFHFFVNVGMTIGVLPVIGIPLPFISYGGSSLWAFSMMLFILIKFDSERNQYVSWRSVAIDLE; encoded by the coding sequence ATGGAAAAAAGTATATGGGCTAAATATGATTGGTTACTGCTATTTATCTATATAGCATTAGTAATATTTGGCTGGATTAATTTATATGCAGTTGGTTATGAGAAGGGAGTAACTACTGCGAGTTTGTTTGACTTTTCTACAAGCACAGGAAAACAGTTCTTATGGATAGTTGGTGCCAGCATTTTATTTGTATTCTCCCTGTTTTTTGATACACAATTCTATCGCTCGTTAGCATATATTTTTTATGCCTTATCAATAGTACTCTTAGCAGCCACTCTGGTTTGGGGCGTAAAAGTAGGTGGACACAGCTCCTGGTTTCAGTGGCGTGGTATACAATTACAGCCTACTGAATTTGTAAAACTTACTTGTGCATTGGCAGTAGCCAAGCGACTTGATAATATTGCTGCTAAGCTTAATCAATTGAAAACCCAGTTAGGTGTATTGCTGCTAATCTGTGTTCCAATTAGTTTTATTTTATTACAAGGAGATGTAGGCTCTGCTTTGGTATTTAGTGTCTTTATAGTTGTACTTTATAGAGAAGGATTCTCTCTTATTATATTGTTAGTAGGAATAGGTTTAGTTGCCATTTTTGTTCTAAACGTATTGCTACCTAGCACTTATCTAGTCATCAGTGCACTTGGAATAGGGCTTATGTTGATAGGCATTGGGAAAAAGAATGCTAAAAGAATTTTTATAATATCATCTATAACGCTGGCTATTATAGGTTTAGTAGAGGTTTTTGATTGGGTAGAAAAGCGGGTATTAAAGCCACATCATCAACATAGATTAAAAGTACTTGTTGATCCTAATGCCGATCCTTTAGGTATTGGTTGGAATGTGACACAATCTAAAATAGCTATTGGTTCTGGAGGACTTTGGGGGAAGGGATTTTTAAAGGGTACACAAACCAAATATGGTTTTGTACCTGAGCAACGTAAAGACTTTATCTTTTGTACTATTGGAGAAGAGTATGGTTGGCTAGGCACTTCTATATTTATTATTGTCTTTATGGCATTGGTATTAAGAACCTTGTATATAGCAGAAAGGCAACGCATTCGATTTGCTAGAGTTTATGGCTATGGAGTAGCTTCTATACTTTTCTTTCACTTTTTTGTCAATGTGGGTATGACTATAGGGGTATTACCAGTAATTGGCATACCTTTGCCTTTCATCAGTTATGGAGGCTCTTCCTTATGGGCTTTCTCAATGATGTTATTTATCCTGATTAAGTTTGATTCGGAACGGAACCAATATGTTTCTTGGAGAAGTGTGGCAATAGATTTAGAATAA
- a CDS encoding peptidoglycan D,D-transpeptidase FtsI family protein yields the protein MYLSRNYIIQIIFILAGFTFIIKLFFIQVVNTEYSIAAEKNIVQRIEECPYRGIIYDRNKQLLVYNNPVYDLMVIPKAVKNLEILSFCQAFNISTSEFTNALNRAKRYSHIRPSVFIKNIDHNDFAAIHTKLSDYLGFYIRARTVRKYPQAILANTLGYVGEINIAQLLADTSQYYKQGDLIGISGLEAKYETLLRGKRGVKYKITDARGQEKGAFKEGTLDILSVPGQDLISTIDVSLQLYGETLMKNKIGSIVAIEPTTGEVLAIVSSPSYDPNLLTSKNLSNNFAALERDSFAPLFHRPIMAMYPPGSIFKLVQALIALQEEVVQPSMVYSCNKKIVNCHSHPSPTNLHQAIQFSCNPYFYHVFKSIVNQHIVKDTYEDTRIGLNKWLNYVRQFGLGKQLGIDLPHEKSGYLPDVSFYDARYGAKRWKASTIRSLDIGQGEMLVTPLQMANLAAIMANRGHYYTPHLIKTIEGQTISAEKHVIQIEKKHFDFAVNAMRDVIDSSTAWRAKIKNVVVCGKTGTVENPHGEDHAVFMGFAPLETPKIAIAVYVENAGWGARAAAAIAGLMLEKYLMGQVTRKSIEDYVLKGDFTH from the coding sequence ATGTATTTATCTAGAAATTATATTATTCAAATAATTTTTATACTTGCTGGATTTACTTTTATAATAAAGCTTTTCTTTATACAAGTTGTCAATACTGAGTATAGTATCGCAGCAGAAAAGAATATTGTACAAAGAATAGAAGAGTGTCCTTATAGAGGCATAATTTATGATAGAAATAAACAGCTTTTAGTGTACAATAATCCTGTTTATGATTTAATGGTGATTCCCAAGGCAGTAAAAAACTTAGAGATACTTTCCTTCTGCCAAGCTTTTAATATTTCCACTTCAGAATTTACAAATGCATTAAACAGAGCTAAGCGCTATTCACATATACGGCCATCGGTATTTATTAAAAATATAGATCATAATGATTTTGCAGCCATACATACCAAACTGTCTGATTACTTAGGGTTTTATATTAGAGCCCGTACAGTACGTAAGTACCCACAGGCAATACTTGCTAATACACTAGGATATGTAGGAGAAATAAATATAGCTCAGCTGCTTGCTGATACTTCACAATACTATAAACAAGGTGATTTGATAGGGATAAGCGGGCTAGAAGCAAAGTATGAAACTTTATTAAGGGGTAAAAGGGGAGTTAAATATAAGATCACAGATGCTAGGGGGCAGGAAAAAGGTGCTTTTAAAGAGGGAACATTAGATATTTTATCTGTTCCAGGGCAAGATCTTATTAGTACAATAGATGTTTCGTTACAGCTATATGGTGAGACGCTAATGAAAAATAAGATTGGTAGTATAGTAGCTATCGAACCTACTACAGGAGAAGTGTTGGCTATAGTATCTAGTCCATCTTATGACCCTAATTTATTAACTTCAAAAAATTTAAGTAATAATTTTGCTGCTTTAGAAAGAGATAGCTTCGCACCACTGTTTCACAGGCCTATTATGGCTATGTATCCGCCTGGTTCCATCTTTAAGCTGGTTCAAGCTTTGATTGCTTTGCAAGAAGAGGTAGTACAACCTAGTATGGTATATTCATGTAATAAAAAAATTGTGAATTGCCATTCTCACCCTTCACCTACCAATTTACACCAAGCTATACAGTTTTCCTGTAATCCATATTTTTATCATGTATTTAAAAGTATTGTTAATCAGCATATTGTTAAAGATACCTATGAGGATACACGGATAGGGCTCAATAAATGGTTGAACTATGTTCGTCAATTTGGATTAGGGAAACAGCTAGGTATAGATCTGCCACATGAAAAGAGTGGATACTTACCAGATGTAAGCTTTTATGATGCACGCTATGGAGCGAAAAGATGGAAAGCTTCTACTATTCGTTCTTTAGATATTGGACAAGGTGAAATGTTAGTAACACCACTTCAAATGGCTAACTTGGCAGCTATAATGGCCAATAGAGGACACTATTATACCCCACATCTTATAAAAACAATTGAAGGGCAAACTATTTCTGCTGAGAAGCATGTAATACAAATTGAGAAAAAGCATTTTGATTTTGCAGTTAATGCCATGCGTGATGTGATTGACTCTAGTACCGCTTGGAGAGCTAAAATAAAAAATGTGGTTGTCTGTGGAAAAACAGGTACTGTTGAAAATCCTCATGGAGAAGATCATGCTGTTTTTATGGGCTTTGCTCCTTTAGAAACTCCTAAAATAGCTATTGCAGTCTATGTTGAAAATGCAGGCTGGGGTGCAAGAGCAGCAGCTGCTATTGCTGGTTTGATGTTAGAAAAGTATCTTATGGGCCAAGTAACACGTAAGTCTATAGAGGATTATGTGTTAAAAGGAGATTTTACACATTAA
- the mreC gene encoding rod shape-determining protein MreC yields MKKLFRFLYEYRNLFTFLVLESFGLSLVFNQHFHTKFKQVNSSNLLIGSVYEFFSSLRQYPYLKENYTKILNENAYLKEQILQNSIQANKISDKFSEKQFKFIPAQVINNSITHTKNYLTLNKGASSGIMPGMGVIAKSGIVGSVKSVSEHFATVASLLHTDILVSAKLIPSNVIGTIHWCGYNPLQLQLLYIPRHLKVEVGDKVVTSGYDATFHTDIPIGAVSRVELNKESLFYDILVDISTDFSTLQHVYVLENNLRVEKESLEDVTRAYYD; encoded by the coding sequence ATGAAGAAACTATTTCGTTTTTTGTATGAATACAGAAATCTATTCACTTTTTTGGTTTTAGAATCCTTTGGCTTATCACTGGTTTTTAATCAACATTTTCATACAAAATTTAAACAAGTTAATAGTTCTAACTTATTGATAGGCAGTGTATATGAATTCTTTTCTAGCTTAAGGCAATACCCTTACCTAAAAGAGAATTATACAAAAATTTTAAATGAAAATGCTTATTTGAAAGAGCAAATTCTGCAAAATAGCATACAGGCTAATAAAATATCAGATAAGTTTAGCGAGAAACAATTTAAGTTTATTCCAGCTCAAGTAATTAACAATTCTATTACCCATACTAAAAACTATTTAACGCTTAATAAAGGTGCGTCATCTGGTATAATGCCTGGTATGGGCGTAATAGCAAAAAGTGGAATAGTAGGTAGTGTCAAGTCAGTGTCTGAACATTTTGCCACTGTCGCTTCTTTGCTTCATACAGATATACTTGTATCGGCCAAACTTATACCTTCCAATGTAATAGGAACAATACATTGGTGTGGCTACAATCCATTACAATTACAACTGTTATATATTCCCCGGCATTTAAAGGTTGAAGTAGGAGATAAAGTGGTTACTTCAGGTTATGATGCTACTTTTCATACAGATATACCTATAGGAGCAGTAAGTCGGGTAGAACTAAATAAAGAATCACTATTTTATGATATTTTGGTAGACATAAGTACTGACTTTAGTACATTACAACATGTGTATGTGCTTGAAAATAATTTAAGAGTAGAAAAAGAATCTTTAGAAGATGTTACTAGAGCATACTATGATTAA
- a CDS encoding rod shape-determining protein: MGILDFLYSDLAIDLGTANTVIISKGKIVVDEPSIIAIDKNTNKVVAIGREAMQMHEKTHENIKTIKPLKDGVIANYQAAELMIRGMIKMVNNNKWKLFNPLFHRMVICIPSGITDVEKRAVKDSAEHTGAKEVYMIYEPIAAAIGIGINIEEPMGSMIVDIGGGTTEIAVISLAGIIGNQSIRVAGDVFNTDILEYMRKQHNLLIGERTSEKIKIAVGAAQKDIDNPPDDFEVRGRDLMSGIPKVIKVNYEEIIPAIDKSISKIEEAILKALEESPPELSADIYENGIYLTGGGALLRGLDKRLSKKTKLAVHIAENPLQAVVRGTGVALKNLNAYKSVLIT, from the coding sequence ATGGGGATATTAGACTTTTTATATAGTGATTTAGCAATTGATTTAGGAACTGCTAACACTGTTATTATTAGTAAAGGTAAAATTGTTGTAGATGAGCCTTCTATCATAGCTATAGATAAGAATACCAATAAAGTCGTTGCTATTGGTAGAGAAGCTATGCAGATGCACGAAAAGACTCATGAAAATATTAAAACTATTAAACCATTAAAGGATGGGGTAATTGCTAATTACCAAGCTGCCGAATTAATGATTCGGGGTATGATAAAAATGGTTAACAATAACAAATGGAAATTGTTTAATCCACTATTTCATAGAATGGTAATTTGCATTCCTTCTGGAATTACGGATGTTGAAAAAAGAGCTGTAAAAGATTCTGCCGAACATACAGGTGCTAAGGAAGTATATATGATTTATGAACCCATAGCAGCAGCTATTGGTATTGGCATTAATATAGAAGAGCCCATGGGCTCAATGATTGTTGATATTGGAGGCGGAACAACGGAAATTGCTGTTATCTCTCTTGCTGGTATAATAGGTAATCAATCTATTAGAGTTGCAGGGGATGTATTTAATACAGATATTCTGGAGTATATGCGTAAACAGCATAATCTGCTTATAGGAGAAAGGACTTCAGAAAAAATAAAGATTGCAGTAGGAGCCGCACAAAAAGATATCGATAATCCACCAGATGATTTTGAAGTGCGTGGTAGAGACTTGATGTCAGGTATACCTAAAGTTATAAAAGTAAATTATGAAGAAATTATACCTGCAATAGATAAATCTATTTCTAAAATAGAAGAAGCTATCTTAAAGGCATTAGAAGAATCGCCACCTGAGTTGTCTGCAGATATTTATGAGAATGGAATTTATCTAACAGGTGGAGGGGCACTATTGCGTGGATTAGATAAAAGGTTATCAAAGAAAACTAAACTTGCCGTACACATAGCAGAAAACCCGTTACAAGCTGTAGTTCGTGGCACAGGAGTTGCATTAAAGAATTTAAATGCATATAAAAGTGTACTGATAACATAA